ataatatagtatattcagataaatactgaaaaataaaaaaatccggtaaaatcaaatttctttgtttttgtccGGCTTTGCTTTATATCATTTTCCGAATTATCGTTTACTTTCCCATTTTGCACtgtcattattttgtttattttggtgtTGATTTTTTGTCGGGTTAAGACAGGGCTGCAATTATAAACTGTTGGAAACTGTACATAACATAAGAATTAACGTTAAATAAAAACGTAACAGCTGACGGTAACTTACATCTTTTGTTGTAGAAAACCTAAACCTCATATTCAGGCATTTGATATATCCCCATTTACTTTTATGAcatgtataaatatgaaaaataaaatatatacataaatcgtTCGCATATCAAGCACCGTCACTTCGGAAGAAGCCTGAAAATTTTATGGGAAGATTGTTCTCTCGCTACAATAATAACATATATCAAACGACATTATAAAACTTATAACTAACTACTCTACCACTCTTAGGGCAAGAATTAGAATAGTAATTATTTTGGCTGTAATTatagtatattaattttaatatttggaataattattaataataaaaacctgTTGAATGAGAGGCTTCGATGTTTTTCCTACtggttattttatttacaatatttaatggTTAAAAAGCTCACATTTTTTAGAAACTAAAGTTCGCCTgatttgtatatgcatatatgtacatgtatgtatctTTGAATACCCTTACAGGACATATTTTAAACTGTTATATATGGAAATCGCTTTTAAGAAATCAATGTTAATAAATGGTGGAGTAACACCTCTGCTTTTGGGACAGATGATTTTTGACGTTAATAACTGTGTTTGGAAGGAATTCGACATTTACATAGAAATTGtaactattaatatttttttaatataaaaattgcaaagtgtTTAAGGTTGAAAAAAATGGCATACATGAGTTATTAATGTAGAAAATGGCACAAAGAAGTCGACACTCACATCGTAATAGTGCGAGTACGCGTTATTTCGAAAAGGGTGAAAAGGTACTCTGCTACGAGCCAGACCCAACAAAGGCGAAAGTGTTATACGACTCAAAGGTGCGCAAACATTTGCTGTATGTTGCAGTATGTAGATAGATGTACAGAAGTGTtgcttttaattgttttgtatttttctcaattttgttttcaaagtttGTATGTACTAAATAATATTCGTATTAATCTATGAAAAAATTGCGTAATAGATTTTGGGTACCTACGATTCAAAGGATAAGCGTGGACGAAAAGTTATTCAATATAAAGTACACTTTCAAGGTTGGAGTAGTTCATGGGATCGTAAAGTGAATGCTGATTTTGTTTTAAAGGATACCGAGGAAAATCGTCAACTTCAAAGAGATTTGGCTGAAAAGGCACAGTTACAGATGTaaattatgaaaagtatttttataaattaaatacttaattacTCAATATTCTTAATTTTAGTAATGCTTTTCTGTATCGTAAGGAGCGTACCAGTAGTaagaaaaaaccaaacaaaccgGTAGTACTTGCGGAAGATGCTGCAACAGCGGGGGGCAACATAACAACTGATTTGCGTTCATCCCCAAAATTTCGAACACGCGGCTCATCTGAAGATAATTTTAGCTCAAGTAGCACTTTTGAAAGACAAGAGGATTCTCCAATGAAGGACGGTAAGTAAAGAAAGATCgaagttttgaaaaagttaaatgcTGGAATTGTTTTATATAGAATGTGAAACCGAGTCTTGCTGCAGTTCAGTAGAAAGTTTTCCAGATGAAGAAAGAGTCTTACTGCGAATAAGTGAAAGGCTTCGTCAATATTTGGAATATGATCATGATATgattgtaaaatattgtaagCAGCATGCTTTGCCTGCACGAATACCAGTCGTGGCGATATTGGAGAATTTCGTTAAACAAAGTGTTGTTAAATTGGTATTTTCAACAACACAAGTTGAGAGCACAAGGCGACGCACTACGCAACAacgaacaaacaaaaaagaacatgAATTTGACAAGCTTGTGGCAACGTAAGTAATCTGCTAATACccttcaaattcaaatttatgcatacatatatctatatgtgAATTATGTACGTACATTGTATATTACATTTGTGCTTTTATTAACAGTGTGGGTTTATTAAAAGAGGTAGCTGATGGGTTAcgcatttattttgatttcactATCACCGATTATCTTCTATATAAAGAGGAAAAAGAGTACGCGTTATCCTATTTAAGTGAGGagaatcttaaaaatttcacaTACGTTGCATTGCCGGGCTTATCGGCCGATTTTCTTAATCCCACTAAATCGGACACGGACTCAACGCAATTGCCTATTAGTGACAGTGGCACTGAAGTGCACGCTGCAGATGCCAATTCGACAACACCCGCCACGACTGATGAGCCACAAAAGCGAAAATCTCGCATACATCGGAGTGACGACTGCGAAATGATTGTGGAAAACTGTTTGGAGAACTGTTTATCGAGTATTGCTAGTACCAGTTCAGGTGCTTCAACCCCTTTACACTCTGCAACCGCTGGCAGTGGCGGCGCCTCTGGAGTTAATTACTTGAAATCACTGCAGCCAATGGCACTCAATCTACCAACACAGACCAAGGAATTCCTGCAAGGAGTCTTATCATGGCATTTGCTGCCAACCAATGCCCCTACAGCACCGTCAATGATATTTGGAGCTCCACATTTAGCACGATTAATTGGTAAGCCTTGCAATAGTAATTTTCGTACATCAttcaataattataaa
This genomic stretch from Bactrocera dorsalis isolate Fly_Bdor chromosome 5, ASM2337382v1, whole genome shotgun sequence harbors:
- the LOC105226432 gene encoding protein male-specific lethal-3 isoform X1, which encodes MAQRSRHSHRNSASTRYFEKGEKVLCYEPDPTKAKVLYDSKVRKHLLYVAILGTYDSKDKRGRKVIQYKVHFQGWSSSWDRKVNADFVLKDTEENRQLQRDLAEKAQLQINAFLYRKERTSSKKKPNKPVVLAEDAATAGGNITTDLRSSPKFRTRGSSEDNFSSSSTFERQEDSPMKDECETESCCSSVESFPDEERVLLRISERLRQYLEYDHDMIVKYCKQHALPARIPVVAILENFVKQSVVKLVFSTTQVESTRRRTTQQRTNKKEHEFDKLVATVGLLKEVADGLRIYFDFTITDYLLYKEEKEYALSYLSEENLKNFTYVALPGLSADFLNPTKSDTDSTQLPISDSGTEVHAADANSTTPATTDEPQKRKSRIHRSDDCEMIVENCLENCLSSIASTSSGASTPLHSATAGSGGASGVNYLKSLQPMALNLPTQTKEFLQGVLSWHLLPTNAPTAPSMIFGAPHLARLIVKLPEFLNASSINDDKLKNLLQHLDTFVNYLEARKEWFNEDNYARSNAMRKRASSTDSTKPTPMEGVKDTLDTNSQAATVAASATSTATPTTLPATTAPGAAAAIAT
- the LOC105226432 gene encoding protein male-specific lethal-3 isoform X2 — encoded protein: MAQRSRHSHRNSASTRYFEKGEKVLCYEPDPTKAKVLYDSKILGTYDSKDKRGRKVIQYKVHFQGWSSSWDRKVNADFVLKDTEENRQLQRDLAEKAQLQINAFLYRKERTSSKKKPNKPVVLAEDAATAGGNITTDLRSSPKFRTRGSSEDNFSSSSTFERQEDSPMKDECETESCCSSVESFPDEERVLLRISERLRQYLEYDHDMIVKYCKQHALPARIPVVAILENFVKQSVVKLVFSTTQVESTRRRTTQQRTNKKEHEFDKLVATVGLLKEVADGLRIYFDFTITDYLLYKEEKEYALSYLSEENLKNFTYVALPGLSADFLNPTKSDTDSTQLPISDSGTEVHAADANSTTPATTDEPQKRKSRIHRSDDCEMIVENCLENCLSSIASTSSGASTPLHSATAGSGGASGVNYLKSLQPMALNLPTQTKEFLQGVLSWHLLPTNAPTAPSMIFGAPHLARLIVKLPEFLNASSINDDKLKNLLQHLDTFVNYLEARKEWFNEDNYARSNAMRKRASSTDSTKPTPMEGVKDTLDTNSQAATVAASATSTATPTTLPATTAPGAAAAIAT